From the genome of Pseudomonas sp. WJP1:
CCGGGCAAGTAAACGTCCACCGGGGCGACGAACGACATCAAAGTGTCATCGAGCCGCCTTAGATTGGCTCAGGTATTGCTGACCTAGACCAACACAACCGCAATCGCAGCGTTGAAAACGCCCATAGGAGCTTCGGAATGAAACAGCTTTTCCTGGCATCACTGTTAGGCTCGACCATTGCCATGTGCACCGCCGCCATGGCGGCTGATGATTTGAAAACCCTTGAAGCCGCTGCGAAAGCGGAAGGCGCCGTCAACAGTGTCGGCATGCCCGATGACTGGGCCAACTGGAAAGGCACCTGGGAAGACCTGGCGAAGAACTACGGCCTCAAGCACATCGACACCGACATGAGCTCGGCCCAGGAAATCGCCAAGTTTGCCGCCGAGAAAGACAACGCCAGTGCCGACATCGGCGACGTGGGCGCAGCCTTCGGCCCGATCGCGGTGAAACAGAACGTTACCCAGCCCTACAAGCCATCCACCTGGGACCAGGTACCGACCTGGGCCAAGGACAAGGACGGTCACTGGGCACTGGCCTATACCGGCACCATCGCCTTCATCGTCAACAAGAAGCTGCTGCACGGTTCCGAAGTGCCGACCAAATGGGCTGACCTCAAAACCGGTAAATACAAAGTGTCGATCGGTGACGTGAGCACCGCCGCCCAGGCTGCCAACGGCGTTCTGGCCGCCGCCTACGCCAACGGTGGCGACGAGAAAAACCTGCAACCGGCACTGCTGCTGTTTGCCGACCTTGCTAAACAAGGTCGCCTGTCGATGTCCAACCCGGTCATAGGCGCCATGGAAAAAGGCGAGATCGAAGTCGGCGTGGTCTGGGACTTCAACGGCCTGAGCTACAAGGCCAAGATGGCCAATCCGGATGACTACGTGGTGCTGATCCCGTCCGATGGCTCGGTGATTTCCGGCTACACCACCATCATCAACAAATACGCCAAGAACCCGAACGCCGCCAAGCTGACCCGCGAATACATCTTCAGCGATGCCGGCCAGATCAACCTGGCCAAGGGTAACGCCCGTCCGATCCGCGCCGAGCACATCACGCTGCCGGAAGATGTGAAGGCCAAGCTGCTGCCGAACGAGCAGTACAAGAAGGTCACGCCGATCAAGGACGCGGATGCATGGGAGAAAACCTCCAAGGCACTGCCGCAGAAGTGGAACGAAGAAGTCATCGTAGAAATGAAATAACGCGGTAGATCCCTGTGGGAGCGAGCCTGCTCGCGATAGCGATCTGACCTTCAACATTGATGTTGACTGACAGTCCCTCATCGCGAGCAGGCTCGCTCCCACAGTGGGTTGAGTGAATTTCAAATTCCTGTTCCACGGAGTTTTTGCCCCTATGAAGCACAACGTCATCCTTGTCGTGCTCGACGGCCTCAACCATGAGGTCGCCCGCCACGCCATGGGGCACCTGCAGGCCTACGTCGGCGCAGGACGCGCCGCGCTCTACAAACTGGAGTGCGAGCTGCCGGCCCTGTCCCGACCGCTTTACGAATGCATCCTGACCGGTGTCACGCCAATCGACAGCGGCATCGTTCACAACAACGTCTCGCGCCTGTCCAACCAGCGCAGCATTTATCACTATGCCACTGCTGCCGGCCTGAAAACCGCGGCGGCGGCCTATCACTGGGTCAGTGAGCTGTATAACCGTTCGCCGTTCGTGGCGGCGCGGGATCGCCATACCGACGACCCCAACCTGCCGATCCAGCACGGACATTTCTACTGGAACGACCATTACCCCGATTCCCACCTGTTCGCCGACGCCGAAAACCTGCGCCTGCGCCATGGGCCGAATTTCCTGCTGGTGCACCCGATGAACATCGACGACGCCGGGCACAAGCACGGCCTCGACACCCCGCAATACCGCAACAGCGCGCGCTCGGCGGACATCATCATCGCCGACTACCTGCAAGGCTGGCTCGACGCTGGCTACCAGGTGCTGGTGACCGCCGACCACGGCATGAACA
Proteins encoded in this window:
- a CDS encoding ABC transporter substrate-binding protein; translated protein: MKQLFLASLLGSTIAMCTAAMAADDLKTLEAAAKAEGAVNSVGMPDDWANWKGTWEDLAKNYGLKHIDTDMSSAQEIAKFAAEKDNASADIGDVGAAFGPIAVKQNVTQPYKPSTWDQVPTWAKDKDGHWALAYTGTIAFIVNKKLLHGSEVPTKWADLKTGKYKVSIGDVSTAAQAANGVLAAAYANGGDEKNLQPALLLFADLAKQGRLSMSNPVIGAMEKGEIEVGVVWDFNGLSYKAKMANPDDYVVLIPSDGSVISGYTTIINKYAKNPNAAKLTREYIFSDAGQINLAKGNARPIRAEHITLPEDVKAKLLPNEQYKKVTPIKDADAWEKTSKALPQKWNEEVIVEMK
- a CDS encoding alkaline phosphatase family protein, producing the protein MKHNVILVVLDGLNHEVARHAMGHLQAYVGAGRAALYKLECELPALSRPLYECILTGVTPIDSGIVHNNVSRLSNQRSIYHYATAAGLKTAAAAYHWVSELYNRSPFVAARDRHTDDPNLPIQHGHFYWNDHYPDSHLFADAENLRLRHGPNFLLVHPMNIDDAGHKHGLDTPQYRNSARSADIIIADYLQGWLDAGYQVLVTADHGMNNDRSHNGLLPEEREVPLFVFGDAFSFDAAAAPKQTEICGTVCELLGVPHDKPVCRELLK